Proteins encoded within one genomic window of Lysinibacillus louembei:
- a CDS encoding M24 family metallopeptidase yields the protein MSKIQQLQNYLQQHNIDAAFITTPDNVFYFSNFKSNPHERLLGVVVFKEAAPFLICPQMEVPDAKAAGWTYDVIGHLDTDNAWDVLAKKIAESGTAITKLAIEKSHLTVERLEALSRIYPTASFERLDDQINAMRVIKDEAELVKLREAAKLADYAVEVGCKEIEEGKTEMEILNAIESAIKAKGYAMSFDTMVLAGEKSASPHGTPGDRKIKRGDMILFDLGVIYEGYCSDITRTVAFGEVSDAQKDIYNTVRAANERAVAAVKPGVRACDLDKISRDTITEAGYGEYFTHRLGHGLGISVHEYPSVTGTNTLALQPGMVFTIEPGVYKADVTGVRIEDDVVVTENGVEVLTKFTKELVIL from the coding sequence ATGAGCAAAATTCAACAATTACAAAATTATTTACAGCAACATAATATCGATGCAGCCTTTATTACAACACCTGACAACGTTTTTTATTTTTCAAACTTCAAAAGCAACCCGCATGAGCGTTTACTAGGTGTCGTTGTTTTTAAAGAGGCAGCGCCGTTTTTAATTTGTCCACAAATGGAAGTACCTGATGCGAAGGCAGCTGGCTGGACATATGATGTGATTGGCCATTTGGATACAGACAATGCTTGGGACGTTTTAGCAAAGAAAATTGCAGAAAGTGGCACAGCAATTACAAAGTTAGCAATCGAAAAATCTCACTTAACAGTAGAGCGTTTAGAGGCACTTTCACGCATTTACCCAACTGCATCATTCGAGCGTCTTGATGACCAAATTAATGCAATGCGCGTTATTAAAGACGAAGCAGAGCTTGTGAAATTGCGTGAAGCAGCAAAATTAGCTGATTATGCAGTAGAGGTCGGCTGTAAGGAAATTGAAGAAGGTAAAACAGAAATGGAAATTTTAAATGCCATTGAATCGGCAATTAAAGCAAAAGGCTATGCAATGAGCTTTGATACGATGGTATTAGCAGGTGAAAAATCAGCTTCTCCGCATGGCACACCAGGTGACCGCAAAATTAAGCGCGGCGATATGATTTTATTTGACTTAGGTGTTATTTATGAGGGCTACTGCTCAGATATTACCCGCACAGTAGCTTTCGGGGAAGTAAGCGATGCGCAAAAGGATATTTACAACACTGTCCGTGCAGCAAATGAGCGTGCAGTTGCAGCTGTAAAACCAGGTGTACGCGCATGTGATTTAGATAAAATTTCACGTGACACGATTACAGAGGCTGGCTATGGCGAATACTTCACGCACCGCTTAGGACACGGCTTAGGTATCTCTGTCCATGAGTACCCTTCTGTAACAGGCACAAACACACTTGCTTTACAGCCAGGCATGGTATTCACAATCGAGCCGGGCGTTTATAAAGCAGATGTAACAGGTGTACGCATCGAGGACGATGTTGTTGTAACAGAGAATGGTGTCGAAGTATTAACGAAATTTACAAAAGAGCTTGTAATTTTATAA
- a CDS encoding amidohydrolase yields the protein MLHIKNAQIRTGTGETIHGDLLIENGKFKEIGTITSIPANASTIDAQGKIITPGLIDVHTHLGVHAEGVGKAGHDFNEISSESTPEVSSLDGIQPQDIGFEDARRNGVTTVQIMPGSANVLGGEMVIVKTAAKAVVDEMIVKNPSGLKAATGENPKNTHGGKGKMPTTRMGVAGRLREMLIAGQNYLEKHEQGACDRNLGLENIGKVLKKEIPLRIHAHRADDIATALRIKREFDIDMTIEHCTEGHLMADFIAQHDIRVSVGPTMSARSKNENANKGWHTLIALREAGVPFSITTDHPVVGITHLLTSAILAIKHGLTEDEALAAITINSAKHLGIESQVGSIEAGKDADFVIWNGDPFDLRTTIYQTYVNGAVVYE from the coding sequence ATGTTACATATTAAAAATGCACAAATTCGCACAGGTACTGGTGAAACAATCCATGGAGATTTACTCATTGAAAATGGGAAATTTAAAGAAATCGGTACAATCACTTCAATACCTGCCAATGCTTCAACAATTGATGCACAAGGCAAAATCATTACGCCCGGCTTAATCGATGTTCATACACATTTAGGGGTTCATGCAGAGGGTGTTGGTAAGGCGGGACATGACTTTAATGAAATTAGCTCTGAATCAACACCTGAGGTTAGTTCATTAGATGGCATCCAGCCGCAGGATATCGGCTTTGAAGATGCGAGACGCAATGGTGTTACAACCGTTCAAATTATGCCTGGAAGCGCAAACGTCCTCGGTGGTGAGATGGTTATTGTGAAAACAGCTGCCAAAGCAGTTGTTGATGAAATGATTGTCAAAAACCCCTCTGGTCTAAAAGCAGCAACTGGTGAAAACCCTAAAAATACGCACGGTGGAAAAGGTAAAATGCCGACAACACGTATGGGCGTTGCCGGACGCCTACGTGAAATGCTCATCGCAGGTCAAAACTATTTAGAAAAGCATGAACAAGGTGCTTGTGATCGAAATTTAGGGTTAGAAAATATCGGGAAAGTATTAAAAAAGGAAATACCTCTTCGCATTCATGCGCACCGTGCAGATGATATTGCAACAGCACTACGCATTAAACGCGAATTCGATATCGATATGACGATTGAGCATTGTACAGAGGGACACCTTATGGCTGATTTTATCGCACAGCACGATATTCGCGTATCTGTTGGACCAACAATGTCAGCTCGCTCGAAAAATGAAAATGCCAATAAAGGCTGGCATACGCTAATTGCATTACGCGAGGCGGGTGTACCATTTTCCATTACGACAGATCATCCAGTTGTCGGCATTACGCATTTATTAACAAGCGCCATTCTTGCTATTAAACATGGGCTAACAGAGGACGAGGCACTTGCAGCAATTACGATTAATTCAGCAAAGCATTTAGGCATCGAATCACAGGTTGGCTCCATCGAAGCTGGCAAAGATGCCGATTTTGTCATTTGGAATGGCGATCCATTCGATTTGCGCACAACGATTTACCAAACATATGTGAATGGCGCTGTCGTATACGAGTAA
- a CDS encoding FadR/GntR family transcriptional regulator has product MNENKKMFMQIVKELRTLIREQHIEPGDKLPSERVLSEQLGVGRSSVREALRSLELLGLIETRHGGGTFLASVHHHQLIEILSSFILQETKSIEDVHATREMHEREAIRIICRSKALRNLPVWESLFIKVELQQELVREDILRECIIASNNRLSLKIWLQLLAYSAQTFKQFVTAQEKKALQMFIKSLQMGYIKEAIIAYEEWIEIIQDGR; this is encoded by the coding sequence ATGAATGAAAACAAAAAAATGTTTATGCAAATTGTCAAAGAGCTTCGAACGTTGATTCGCGAGCAGCATATTGAGCCGGGCGATAAATTGCCATCAGAGCGCGTTTTATCAGAGCAGCTAGGTGTAGGTAGGTCTTCGGTACGTGAAGCTTTGCGCAGCTTGGAGCTGCTTGGGTTAATCGAAACAAGACACGGCGGTGGAACGTTTTTAGCATCTGTTCATCATCATCAATTAATTGAAATATTATCTTCTTTTATTTTGCAGGAAACAAAATCGATTGAGGATGTTCATGCAACGCGAGAGATGCACGAGCGCGAAGCAATTCGCATTATTTGTAGGAGCAAAGCTTTGCGCAATTTGCCAGTATGGGAAAGCCTATTTATTAAAGTGGAGCTACAGCAGGAGCTTGTACGAGAGGATATTTTGCGAGAATGCATAATTGCCTCCAATAATCGACTTTCATTAAAAATATGGCTACAGCTATTAGCTTATAGTGCACAAACGTTTAAGCAATTTGTCACAGCGCAAGAAAAAAAGGCGCTGCAAATGTTTATAAAATCATTGCAGATGGGCTACATAAAAGAAGCCATCATCGCATACGAAGAATGGATAGAAATTATTCAGGATGGAAGATAA
- a CDS encoding ABC transporter ATP-binding protein yields the protein MIQLENVLLYRNGKTILQDINWKVQRGEHWAILGLNGSGKTTLLKVINGYLWSNEGTVQVLGETYGKTDMREIRKSIGWVSAAMIEEFNRLDPVIEIVLSGKFGAIRLFESVTEEEIQEGASLLEQFGIRHLANTSFEFLSQGERQRVQIARALMAKPKLLILDEPCTGLDLIERENLLHIIAQIAQQEDVTLIYVTHHVEEILPCFSHTLLMRGGQVFAQGERVNLLTEQCLSDFFQHPVAVQFEKQRAWVAVK from the coding sequence ATGATTCAACTTGAAAACGTTCTGTTGTATCGCAACGGCAAAACGATTTTGCAGGATATTAATTGGAAAGTACAGCGTGGAGAGCATTGGGCAATTTTAGGGCTAAATGGTAGTGGTAAAACAACGCTGCTAAAGGTCATCAATGGCTATCTTTGGTCAAATGAAGGCACTGTTCAAGTTTTAGGTGAAACTTATGGTAAAACGGATATGCGTGAAATACGTAAATCAATTGGCTGGGTAAGTGCCGCTATGATTGAGGAGTTTAACCGTTTAGACCCTGTAATTGAAATTGTGTTATCAGGTAAATTCGGTGCCATTCGTTTGTTTGAATCGGTGACAGAGGAGGAAATTCAAGAAGGTGCTAGCTTACTTGAACAATTCGGAATCCGTCATTTAGCGAATACATCGTTTGAGTTTTTATCACAAGGAGAGCGTCAACGTGTGCAAATTGCGCGTGCTTTAATGGCAAAGCCAAAGCTGTTAATTTTAGACGAGCCTTGTACAGGCTTAGATTTAATTGAACGTGAAAATTTGTTACATATCATTGCGCAAATTGCACAGCAAGAAGACGTAACATTAATTTATGTGACACACCATGTAGAGGAAATTCTGCCTTGCTTTAGCCATACTTTGCTAATGCGTGGTGGGCAAGTGTTTGCACAAGGCGAGCGAGTAAATCTTTTAACAGAACAATGCTTGAGTGACTTTTTCCAACATCCAGTCGCTGTCCAATTTGAAAAGCAGCGTGCATGGGTGGCTGTGAAATAA
- the ald gene encoding alanine dehydrogenase, whose protein sequence is MKIGVPKEIKNNENRVAMTPAGVVTLVQAGHEVMIETGAGVGSSFTDADYVAAGATIVATAAEAWKAEMVMKVKEPIASEYGYFYEGLILFTYLHLAPEPALTAALLEKKVVGIAYETVQLPNRSLPLLTPMSEVAGKMATQIGAQYLEKTNGGKGILLGGVSGVQRGKVTVIGGGIAGTNAAKIAVGMGADVTVIDLSPERLRQVEDIFGRDVQTLISNPFNIAESVKNSDLVIGAVLIPGAKAPKLVSEEMIKSMQPGSVVVDIAIDQGGIFATSDRVTTHDEPTYEKHGIVHYAVANMPGAVPRTSTVALTNNTVPYALQIANKGYVRACNENPALKLGINTIDGKIVYEAVALDQGLAYTPVDEVLNSLA, encoded by the coding sequence ATGAAAATCGGGGTACCTAAGGAAATAAAAAACAATGAAAATCGCGTTGCAATGACACCAGCAGGCGTTGTTACACTAGTTCAAGCAGGACATGAAGTAATGATCGAGACAGGTGCTGGGGTAGGCTCTTCTTTCACAGATGCTGATTACGTAGCAGCTGGGGCTACAATTGTAGCAACAGCCGCTGAAGCGTGGAAAGCTGAAATGGTCATGAAGGTAAAAGAACCAATCGCAAGCGAATATGGTTATTTTTATGAAGGATTAATTTTATTCACATATTTACATTTAGCACCAGAGCCAGCTTTAACAGCTGCACTACTTGAAAAGAAAGTAGTAGGTATTGCTTACGAAACAGTACAATTACCGAACCGTTCTTTACCATTATTAACACCGATGAGTGAAGTAGCTGGTAAAATGGCGACACAAATTGGTGCACAATACTTAGAAAAAACAAACGGCGGTAAAGGTATTTTATTAGGCGGCGTTTCAGGCGTACAACGTGGTAAAGTAACTGTTATCGGTGGCGGTATCGCAGGTACAAATGCAGCGAAAATCGCAGTAGGCATGGGTGCAGATGTAACAGTAATCGATTTAAGCCCAGAGCGTCTACGTCAAGTAGAGGATATTTTTGGTCGCGATGTGCAAACATTAATTTCAAATCCATTTAACATTGCAGAATCAGTGAAAAACTCTGATTTAGTTATTGGGGCGGTATTAATTCCAGGAGCAAAAGCACCGAAGCTTGTGTCAGAGGAAATGATTAAATCAATGCAGCCTGGCTCAGTTGTAGTGGATATTGCGATTGACCAAGGTGGTATTTTTGCTACGAGCGACCGCGTAACGACACATGATGAGCCAACTTATGAGAAGCATGGTATCGTTCACTATGCTGTAGCAAATATGCCTGGTGCTGTACCACGTACATCAACAGTTGCATTAACAAACAACACGGTGCCATACGCATTACAAATTGCAAATAAAGGCTATGTACGCGCATGTAATGAAAATCCTGCTCTAAAATTAGGCATTAATACGATCGATGGTAAAATCGTGTATGAGGCAGTAGCTTTAGACCAAGGCTTAGCATACACACCTGTTGATGAAGTATTAAATTCATTAGCTTAA
- a CDS encoding DHH family phosphoesterase, with product MKRQIIDTIEQYETIIIHRHVRPDPDAYGSQFGLKELIKANYPEKEVYAVGEHDPSLTFLAMPDDIQDELFNGALVIVTDTANTERIDDQRYANGERLIKIDHHPNDDAYGDLLWVDTNASSVSEMIYAFYEEGKAYKNWLLPDAAARLLFAGIVGDTGRFLFSSSTVKTFETAAQLIQYDFDRNEVFDGMYEMEPHLLQLQGYFYQYFEMDENGAASLKITKDILQQYGVTASETSLLVGSLGNVKGICAWVIFIEEGDTIRVRLRSKGPVINKLAKKYNGGGHPLASGASAASWEEAEQVVADLQELCKNY from the coding sequence TTGAAACGTCAAATCATCGACACAATTGAGCAATATGAGACAATTATTATCCACCGCCATGTGCGACCAGACCCTGATGCTTATGGCTCACAGTTTGGTTTAAAGGAATTAATCAAGGCAAATTATCCTGAAAAAGAAGTATACGCTGTAGGAGAGCATGATCCATCGCTTACTTTTTTAGCGATGCCTGATGATATACAGGACGAGCTATTTAATGGTGCACTAGTCATTGTGACAGATACAGCAAATACCGAGCGTATAGACGATCAGCGTTATGCAAATGGAGAAAGACTTATCAAAATTGATCACCATCCAAATGATGATGCATATGGCGATTTATTATGGGTAGATACAAATGCAAGCTCTGTTAGTGAAATGATTTATGCGTTTTATGAGGAAGGGAAGGCTTATAAAAATTGGCTTCTTCCTGATGCAGCAGCTCGTTTATTGTTTGCTGGTATTGTAGGGGACACAGGTAGATTTTTATTTTCAAGCTCAACGGTTAAAACATTCGAAACAGCTGCACAGCTAATCCAGTATGACTTTGATCGCAACGAAGTGTTTGATGGCATGTACGAAATGGAGCCGCATTTATTGCAGCTACAAGGCTATTTTTATCAATATTTTGAAATGGATGAAAATGGAGCCGCATCGCTAAAGATTACAAAGGATATATTGCAGCAATATGGTGTAACAGCGTCTGAAACCTCTCTATTAGTAGGCTCGTTAGGAAATGTGAAAGGCATTTGCGCATGGGTAATCTTTATTGAGGAAGGTGACACAATTCGTGTGCGCTTACGATCAAAAGGACCTGTTATTAATAAGCTAGCTAAAAAATATAATGGTGGAGGCCATCCGTTAGCATCCGGTGCTTCTGCAGCCTCATGGGAGGAAGCAGAGCAAGTTGTAGCGGATTTACAGGAGCTTTGTAAGAATTATTAA
- a CDS encoding DRTGG domain-containing protein produces MSTKHEKILQYIESLPVGDKISVRQIAKEMQVSEGTAYRAIKEAENRRLVSSIERVGTIRIEKKKKENIERLTFAEIVNIVDGQVLGGKTGLHKTLTKFVIGAMKLDDMMRYTDAGSLLIVGNRTQAHEHALNAGAAVLITGGFDTTDANKQLANELELPIISTSYDTFTVATMINRAIYDQLIKKDILLIEDIYVPIEETAVLQNDQTLADFREQNRRTSHGAFPVVTSQQKLVGMITVKDVIGKEDTELIEKVMTKNPIAGSMKTSVASAGHRMIWEGIDLLPVINDDGTLQGVISRQDVLKALQLAQRQPHQGETIDDLVKNEMKMIDDEEVAIEFTVTPQMTNQFGGISYGAFTTLLAEAGAFALKKRKRGEAVTENMTIYFIKPVQMESVLTVKPRILDMSRKFVKMDFEVFSETVLVGKAMMTFQLLER; encoded by the coding sequence ATGTCAACGAAACATGAGAAGATTTTACAGTATATCGAATCATTGCCTGTAGGAGATAAAATTTCAGTTCGCCAAATTGCTAAGGAAATGCAGGTCAGTGAAGGAACTGCCTATCGTGCAATTAAAGAGGCGGAAAACCGACGACTTGTGAGCTCGATTGAGCGTGTTGGCACAATTCGTATTGAAAAAAAGAAAAAAGAAAACATTGAGCGTCTAACATTTGCAGAAATTGTCAACATTGTTGACGGGCAAGTGCTTGGTGGCAAAACAGGCTTACATAAAACATTGACGAAATTCGTTATTGGTGCAATGAAGCTAGATGACATGATGCGTTATACAGATGCAGGGAGCTTGCTTATTGTTGGGAATCGAACACAGGCGCATGAGCATGCTTTAAATGCAGGTGCAGCCGTATTAATTACGGGTGGCTTTGATACGACAGATGCTAATAAACAATTGGCAAACGAGCTAGAGCTACCAATTATTTCAACGAGCTACGATACATTTACCGTTGCTACGATGATTAATCGAGCAATTTACGACCAGCTGATTAAAAAGGATATTTTGCTGATTGAAGATATTTACGTACCGATTGAAGAAACAGCCGTTTTACAAAATGATCAAACATTGGCAGATTTTAGAGAGCAAAATCGCCGCACTTCACACGGGGCATTCCCTGTTGTGACAAGCCAGCAAAAGCTCGTTGGGATGATTACTGTAAAGGATGTCATCGGAAAAGAGGATACGGAGCTTATTGAAAAGGTGATGACGAAAAATCCGATTGCTGGCTCGATGAAAACGAGTGTGGCATCTGCTGGGCATCGCATGATTTGGGAAGGCATTGATTTATTACCGGTGATTAATGATGACGGCACATTACAAGGGGTCATTAGTCGTCAGGACGTTTTAAAGGCATTGCAGCTTGCACAGCGTCAGCCACATCAAGGTGAAACAATTGATGATTTAGTGAAAAATGAAATGAAGATGATTGATGATGAAGAGGTTGCGATAGAATTTACTGTAACACCTCAGATGACCAATCAATTCGGTGGTATTTCTTATGGTGCATTTACGACATTGCTTGCTGAAGCAGGTGCATTTGCCTTGAAAAAACGCAAGCGCGGTGAGGCGGTTACAGAAAATATGACCATTTATTTCATTAAGCCTGTACAGATGGAAAGCGTATTAACAGTGAAGCCGAGAATTTTAGATATGAGTAGGAAATTTGTGAAGATGGATTTTGAAGTATTTAGTGAAACGGTGTTAGTAGGAAAAGCGATGATGACATTCCAGCTACTAGAGCGTTAA
- a CDS encoding YtpI family protein: protein MLLNFIFVFFIVVSFVFYFYYKTKQFRSTLPIRKKWYTAKAGVALGVFVIAFGLNATIIYPTTVGYIVAVVFILVGAGLAYNNYKRARHEGQYIQEEYELNK, encoded by the coding sequence ATGTTATTAAACTTTATTTTTGTTTTCTTTATTGTTGTATCATTTGTGTTTTATTTTTATTATAAAACAAAGCAATTCCGCTCAACACTGCCAATACGTAAAAAATGGTATACAGCTAAAGCGGGTGTTGCACTTGGCGTTTTTGTTATTGCATTCGGATTAAATGCAACCATCATCTACCCAACAACTGTTGGCTATATTGTCGCTGTCGTATTTATCCTTGTTGGCGCAGGCTTAGCGTATAATAATTATAAACGCGCTCGCCATGAAGGTCAGTATATACAGGAAGAATATGAGCTCAATAAGTAG
- the dnaE gene encoding DNA polymerase III subunit alpha: MVVYPQIRTSADLLKSTIRIEALIPFLQQQKAEACAIVNSRLYGLLPFWHEMRKAGIRPVIGLTVNVQFAEEIHLPIILYAQNNVGYRHLLKISSSVAIRKDETLPLRWLAGYAEGCIAVIPVLANKAIWLEQRQFIEQLQQLFTARLLLGIERLAVSAEREPEAIQLSEHLRLPIMAIHESTFLAKDDHFAYEVARAIDTGVKERLTAHLKLKHRYVLTQYEWQQFFADRPDWLKQTEQVLMSCHVTLEQHETLMPKFPVSNGQTAEQLLYAQVLKGLQQRLQSTQIPASYEQRMRHELHVICTMGYADYFLIVEDFMRFAREQQILTGPGRGSSASSLVAYALHITQVDPLQYDLLFERFLNPERITLPDIDIDFVDTKRQEVIQYVANKYGQQHVAQIITFGTLSAKAVARDVARMLEFEQAELEQISKMLPNKPGTMLQDVYNESSSLRQWIQQKPERERWFAAAKKLEGLPRNASTHAAGVVLSPIPLVEVVPIEEGHDQIFLTQWPMQEVEQAGLLKMDFLGLRNLTILEQIRRSVYYTHGQDIQFENIPLQDMQTFELLQAGDTAGIFQLESEGMRQALREIKPTHFLDIVAVNALYRPGPMDFIATYARRKHGQEQVTSLHPALEPILRETYGVLIYQEQIMRIAHVMAGFSIGEADVLRRAVSKKKREELEHQRERFIQGAQQKGYDPQVANEVYALIVRFADYGFPKSHAVAYSLISYQMAYLKAHYPVNFYAALLTNATGNTDKLVQILMEAKAKGITILPPSIQKSERHFKVENGQIRYSLSAIKGVPQPFLKSLLDARKNREAPFKDLFDLASSLSTAVFQEKTIEPLIKAGALDDFNLDRAVLLASIEAARKHVDFNVGKPKLGAAEPLSQQQKLQYEKEVLGLYLSEHPLTKWRTTVQTTATVYNLKQQRDGQYVKMLGVTAEIKQIRTKKGELMAFVELQDEYGSISATLFPKEFTAVQQQLMLDHIAYVEGILEFRFGKPQLKVKNMRIQVMQ; encoded by the coding sequence ATGGTCGTTTATCCACAAATCAGAACGAGCGCGGATTTATTGAAAAGTACGATACGGATTGAAGCGCTTATCCCTTTTTTACAGCAGCAAAAGGCAGAGGCATGCGCCATCGTGAATTCGAGGCTATATGGTCTTCTGCCTTTTTGGCACGAGATGAGGAAAGCGGGCATTCGTCCTGTTATAGGGCTGACAGTGAATGTACAATTTGCAGAGGAAATCCATCTGCCGATTATTTTATATGCTCAAAATAATGTTGGCTATCGTCATTTATTGAAAATTAGTAGCAGTGTGGCAATTCGCAAGGATGAGACGCTGCCATTACGCTGGCTAGCAGGTTATGCAGAAGGCTGTATTGCGGTGATTCCTGTATTAGCTAACAAGGCAATATGGCTAGAGCAGCGCCAGTTTATAGAGCAGCTTCAGCAATTATTTACAGCGCGTTTATTGCTAGGCATTGAAAGGCTGGCAGTTTCAGCTGAGCGTGAGCCAGAAGCCATCCAGCTGAGCGAGCATTTGAGGCTGCCGATTATGGCGATACATGAAAGCACATTTCTGGCGAAGGATGATCATTTTGCTTATGAAGTAGCACGCGCAATTGATACAGGTGTGAAAGAACGTTTAACCGCGCATTTGAAATTAAAGCACCGCTATGTATTGACGCAATACGAGTGGCAGCAATTTTTCGCAGATCGCCCCGACTGGCTGAAGCAAACAGAGCAAGTTTTAATGAGCTGTCATGTCACGTTGGAGCAGCATGAAACATTGATGCCAAAATTCCCAGTAAGCAATGGACAAACAGCAGAGCAGCTATTATATGCACAGGTGTTAAAAGGTTTGCAGCAACGCTTGCAAAGTACCCAAATTCCTGCCTCCTATGAGCAGCGCATGCGACATGAATTACATGTCATTTGTACGATGGGCTATGCCGATTATTTTTTAATTGTGGAAGACTTTATGCGCTTTGCAAGAGAGCAGCAAATTTTAACGGGTCCAGGAAGGGGCTCCTCAGCTAGCTCACTCGTTGCTTATGCCTTGCATATTACACAAGTAGATCCATTGCAATATGATTTATTATTTGAGCGTTTTTTAAACCCGGAGCGTATTACATTGCCTGATATCGATATCGATTTTGTTGATACGAAAAGGCAGGAAGTCATTCAATATGTAGCAAATAAATATGGGCAGCAGCATGTGGCGCAAATTATTACATTTGGGACATTGTCAGCAAAGGCGGTCGCAAGAGATGTAGCGAGAATGCTGGAGTTTGAACAAGCAGAGCTTGAGCAAATTTCGAAAATGCTACCGAATAAGCCTGGCACGATGCTGCAAGATGTTTATAATGAATCTTCAAGCTTGCGTCAATGGATACAGCAAAAGCCTGAGCGTGAGCGTTGGTTTGCCGCGGCTAAAAAGCTTGAAGGCTTGCCACGTAATGCCTCTACACACGCGGCTGGTGTTGTTTTAAGTCCTATACCTCTTGTAGAAGTTGTGCCGATTGAAGAAGGGCATGACCAAATTTTTTTAACGCAATGGCCAATGCAGGAAGTAGAGCAAGCGGGCTTATTAAAAATGGACTTTTTAGGCTTGCGCAATTTAACAATTTTAGAGCAAATTCGTCGTTCTGTGTATTATACGCATGGACAGGATATTCAATTTGAAAATATTCCATTGCAGGATATGCAAACGTTTGAATTGCTACAAGCAGGAGATACAGCGGGTATTTTCCAATTGGAATCGGAGGGGATGCGCCAAGCGTTAAGAGAAATCAAGCCAACGCATTTTTTAGATATTGTAGCGGTCAATGCCCTATATCGTCCAGGACCGATGGACTTTATTGCAACATATGCGCGCAGAAAGCATGGGCAGGAACAAGTAACATCGCTGCATCCAGCGCTTGAGCCGATACTGCGAGAAACATACGGTGTTTTAATTTATCAGGAGCAAATTATGCGCATTGCGCACGTCATGGCAGGGTTTTCAATTGGAGAAGCCGATGTTTTGCGTCGTGCTGTTAGTAAAAAAAAGCGTGAGGAGCTAGAGCATCAGCGTGAACGTTTTATTCAAGGTGCGCAGCAAAAAGGCTACGACCCACAAGTGGCGAATGAGGTGTATGCGTTAATTGTACGCTTTGCCGATTATGGTTTCCCAAAAAGTCATGCGGTTGCATATAGCTTAATTTCATATCAAATGGCGTATTTAAAGGCACACTATCCTGTGAATTTTTATGCAGCATTACTAACAAATGCGACAGGTAATACAGATAAGCTAGTGCAAATTTTAATGGAGGCAAAGGCGAAAGGAATAACGATTTTACCACCGTCTATTCAAAAAAGTGAGCGCCATTTTAAAGTGGAAAATGGACAAATTCGCTATAGCCTATCAGCGATAAAAGGCGTGCCACAGCCTTTTTTAAAAAGCCTATTGGACGCTAGAAAAAACAGAGAAGCACCGTTTAAAGATTTATTTGATTTAGCTAGCTCACTTTCAACCGCTGTCTTTCAAGAAAAGACAATTGAACCGTTGATTAAAGCAGGTGCGTTAGATGATTTTAATTTGGATCGAGCTGTGTTGCTCGCTTCCATCGAGGCTGCGAGAAAGCATGTAGATTTTAACGTAGGTAAACCGAAATTAGGCGCAGCGGAGCCTTTATCACAGCAGCAAAAGCTACAATATGAAAAAGAAGTGCTTGGCTTGTATTTGTCAGAGCATCCATTAACTAAATGGCGCACAACGGTTCAAACAACGGCAACGGTATATAATTTGAAGCAGCAGCGTGATGGACAATATGTAAAAATGCTTGGAGTCACGGCAGAAATTAAGCAAATTCGCACGAAAAAGGGCGAGCTCATGGCATTTGTCGAGCTACAAGATGAATATGGTAGCATTTCCGCTACGCTGTTTCCGAAGGAGTTTACTGCTGTACAGCAGCAGCTTATGTTAGATCATATCGCTTATGTGGAAGGTATTTTAGAGTTTCGCTTTGGAAAACCACAATTGAAAGTGAAAAATATGCGGATACAAGTGATGCAATAA